One segment of Phragmites australis chromosome 13, lpPhrAust1.1, whole genome shotgun sequence DNA contains the following:
- the LOC133889245 gene encoding glucan endo-1,3-beta-glucosidase 14-like, protein MAAAGRFGTRWPPSCFLVVVLVVLLTDQVLRAEALSIGINYGQIADNLPSPSRVSWLLRSMQVSKVKLYDADPYVLSAFLNTDVEFVVGIGNENVPAMVDPAAAQAWIQQHVQPYLPSTRITCITVGNEVFKGTDTALKASLLPAMQSVYQALTALGLQGRVNVTTAHSLDIMGSSYPPSAGAFRPDVVPYIQPLLSFLSMTKSPFLINCYPFFAYKADPNSVPLEYVLFQPNAGVTDPNTKLNYDNMLYAQIDSVYAAIQALGHTDIDVKISETGWPSRGDPDEVGATPEYAGIYIGNLLQRIEMKQGTPLRPSVPIDVYVFALFNENLKPGPASERNYGLFYPDGTPVYNVGLRAYLPPMDESEGTRKAVHLLALISIASITLILS, encoded by the exons ATCAAGTGCTGAGAGCTGAAGCCTTGTCCATCGGCATCAACTACGGGCAGATCGCGGATAACCTGCCCTCCCCGTCCCGGGTGTCATGGCTCCTCCGGTCGATGCAGGTCAGCAAGGTGAAACTCTACGACGCGGACCCCTACGTCCTGAGCGCGTTCCTCAACACCGACGTGGAGTTCGTCGTCGGCATTGGCAACGAGAACGTGCCGGCGATGGTGGACCCGGCGGCCGCGCAGGCGTGGATCCAGCAGCACGTGCAGCCGTACCTCCCCAGCACGCGCATCACCTGCATCACAGTCGGGAACGAGGTGTTCAAGGGCACCGACACCGCGCTCAAGGCAAGCCTCCTCCCGGCCATGCAGTCCGTGTACCAGGCCCTGACCGCGCTCGGCCTGCAGGGGCGCGTTAACGTCACCACGGCGCACTCCCTGGACATCATGGGCAGCTCGTACCCTCCCTCCGCCGGCGCGTTCCGGCCCGACGTCGTGCCGTACATCCAGCCGCTCCTGAGCTTCCTGTCCATGACCAAGTCCCCGTTCCTGATCAACTGCTACCCGTTCTTCGCGTACAAGGCCGACCCCAACAGCGTGCCACTGGAGTACGTCCTCTTCCAGCCCAACGCAGGAGTGACCGACCCCAACACGAAGCTCAACTACGACAACATGCTGTACGCTCAGATAGACTCGGTCTACGCTGCGATCCAAGCGCTAGGGCACACTGATATCGACGTCAAGATCTCCGAGACCGGGTGGCCGTCGAGGGGCGATCCCGACGAGGTAGGCGCGACACCGGAGTACGCCGGGATCTATATCGGAAACCTCCTGCAGAGGATAGAGATGAAGCAAGGCACGCCACTGAGGCCGTCGGTGCCTATCGACGTCTACGTCTTTGCGTTGTTCAATGAGAACCTGAAGCCAGGGCCGGCCTCAGAACGGAACTACGGGTTGTTCTACCCCGATGGCACGCCGGTTTACAACGTCGGGCTGCGTGCCTACCTTCCACCGATGGATGAATCAGAAGGCACAAGAAAG GCGGTTCATTTGCTTGCCCTGATCTCCATTGCATCGATCACTCTCATCTTATCCTGA
- the LOC133889184 gene encoding protein PXR1-like produces MSVEREEKREEKRERRRKKKKKEGRREKRRRRKENGRRKKKKKEGRREKRRRRKENGRRKEKGRRKKKKSKVDSYVKSRFFELKSVYWTDKWLKWLEWCRRSRAEFNILVQACPREAYDSSSATASVEEEDA; encoded by the exons ATGTCGgttgagagagaggagaagagagaagagaaaagagaaagaaggaggaagaagaaaaagaaggaaggaaggagggagaagagaaggaggaggaaggagaatgggaggaggaagaagaaaaagaaggaaggaaggagggagaagagaaggaggaggaaggagaatgggaggaggaaggagaaggggaggaggaagaagaagaagagtaag GTGGACTCGTACGTTAAATCCAGATTTTTTGAGTTAAAGTCGGTGTATTGGACGgacaagtggttgaaatggttggagtggtgCAGACGGAGTCGGGCTGAGTTCAATATCCTGGTGCAAGCATGTCCAAGAGAAGCGTATGATAGTAGCAGTGCAACAGCATCAGTAGAAGAAGAGGATGCATGA